A region from the Micrococcus cohnii genome encodes:
- a CDS encoding Fic/DOC family protein has translation MDPYVEPETGVLRNKLGITDKVALADAEGDLSSWRALQLAERKWPVSGDLDELRRIHGYLFQDVYTWAGQVRTVDMRKNVDGAAAFLPCAVIPTATSFLAQRLREDDHLRRRDRAGFVDGLTDYYEELNYIHPFREGNGRTQRLFWSRVAYDAGWVIEWRAAVGAENDHACRLANDEGDKRPLRQMMQRIIYPRQTERTGDAADAEWHHIIGMGFDFAPDTTGPDLN, from the coding sequence ATGGACCCGTACGTCGAGCCGGAGACGGGTGTGCTCCGGAACAAACTAGGGATCACAGACAAGGTCGCTCTCGCGGATGCAGAGGGCGACCTTTCTAGTTGGCGGGCACTGCAACTCGCTGAAAGGAAGTGGCCCGTCTCCGGCGACCTGGACGAGCTGCGGCGGATTCACGGGTACCTATTCCAAGACGTCTATACCTGGGCCGGGCAGGTCCGGACCGTGGACATGCGCAAGAACGTCGACGGCGCGGCTGCGTTCCTGCCGTGCGCGGTGATCCCGACCGCGACGAGCTTCCTCGCCCAACGGCTGCGTGAGGACGACCACCTGCGCAGACGAGACCGTGCGGGGTTCGTGGACGGGCTGACGGACTACTACGAAGAACTGAACTACATCCACCCGTTCCGAGAGGGCAACGGTCGGACGCAACGGCTGTTCTGGTCCCGCGTCGCCTACGACGCCGGATGGGTGATCGAGTGGCGAGCGGCGGTCGGAGCCGAGAACGATCACGCCTGCCGACTCGCGAACGACGAGGGCGACAAGCGCCCGCTACGCCAGATGATGCAGCGGATCATCTACCCACGGCAGACTGAACGCACGGGTGACGCCGCGGACGCGGAATGGCATCACATCATCGGCATGGGCTTCGACTTCGCCCCGGACACCACCGGCCCCGACCTGAACTGA
- a CDS encoding Eco57I restriction-modification methylase domain-containing protein — MSDTLLVEAEERRRMTLEALDPEEQARRGQYFTPARAAEIMAALPRDPSTAEVRILDPGAGTGMLSVALVHRLLADCPGTRLHITAVEDDPALGAALVATLRELEGLGDVSTELVDENFLVWADTTSERFDFVIQNPPYAKLSANSVDQRRLRASGVYVPNIYAAFLTLGGQLLKPGGQQVAITPRSWMNGTYYARFRRAFLEDVGIDAIHTFESRSKVFGDTGVLQESIIVSATKGQHPDTVEVSTSTDHIGEIVTRTVPYEQIVTPDFVHVPATAADAEAVAWMQANAQCTLEDLGLAVSTGRVVDFRSRDAIVAAHEPGAVPLIHASHVRQQGVGHPIKPRKPEWFVPRDAQDRKMLVPGGAAYVLVKRFSAKEERRRIVAGVWESEAEAAFDNKVNFIHQDGQGIDSAVARGLTAYLNTSRVDAYFRVFSGHTQVNATDLRQMRFPSRSALRALAAATSPQGDLDAALDAVLDAKGVAA; from the coding sequence ATGAGCGATACCTTGTTGGTGGAGGCTGAGGAACGGCGTCGGATGACGCTCGAAGCCTTGGATCCAGAGGAGCAGGCGCGTCGAGGCCAGTACTTCACGCCAGCACGTGCTGCCGAGATCATGGCGGCGTTGCCGCGCGATCCGAGCACGGCGGAGGTGAGGATTCTCGATCCGGGTGCCGGTACTGGGATGCTCAGCGTGGCTCTCGTGCACCGTCTCCTGGCAGACTGTCCCGGGACGCGACTGCACATCACAGCGGTCGAGGATGACCCCGCGCTGGGGGCAGCGCTGGTTGCAACGTTGCGTGAGCTCGAGGGACTCGGGGATGTGAGCACCGAGCTAGTCGATGAGAACTTCCTGGTGTGGGCTGACACAACGTCAGAACGATTCGACTTCGTCATCCAGAACCCGCCCTACGCGAAGCTTTCTGCTAACAGCGTCGACCAGCGGCGTCTGCGGGCTAGTGGCGTCTACGTACCCAACATCTATGCGGCGTTTCTCACGCTTGGAGGACAGCTTCTGAAGCCCGGGGGACAGCAGGTTGCTATCACGCCGCGATCGTGGATGAACGGCACCTACTACGCACGGTTCCGCCGTGCATTCCTGGAGGACGTCGGTATCGACGCCATCCACACGTTCGAGAGCCGCTCGAAGGTCTTCGGGGACACTGGCGTTCTTCAGGAGTCCATCATCGTCAGCGCTACCAAGGGCCAACATCCGGACACTGTGGAAGTGTCGACCTCGACAGACCATATCGGCGAAATCGTGACCCGCACTGTCCCGTACGAGCAGATCGTTACGCCGGACTTTGTGCATGTCCCAGCGACAGCAGCCGACGCAGAGGCGGTCGCCTGGATGCAGGCTAATGCTCAGTGCACATTAGAGGATCTGGGTCTGGCCGTCTCCACGGGCCGGGTCGTCGACTTCAGAAGCCGAGACGCAATCGTCGCCGCCCATGAACCTGGAGCCGTCCCGCTCATCCATGCAAGCCATGTCCGGCAGCAGGGGGTGGGCCATCCCATCAAGCCCCGCAAGCCGGAGTGGTTTGTCCCGCGTGATGCCCAAGACCGGAAAATGCTCGTCCCCGGGGGAGCTGCTTATGTGCTCGTGAAGCGGTTCTCCGCGAAGGAGGAGCGGAGGAGGATCGTGGCTGGTGTCTGGGAATCGGAGGCAGAGGCAGCATTCGATAACAAGGTCAACTTCATCCACCAGGACGGCCAAGGGATCGACAGCGCCGTGGCTCGGGGGTTGACGGCGTACTTGAACACCAGTCGCGTGGACGCGTACTTCCGTGTGTTTTCCGGGCATACCCAGGTCAACGCGACGGATCTGCGACAGATGAGGTTCCCTTCCAGGAGTGCCCTACGAGCTCTAGCGGCTGCGACATCACCGCAGGGCGATTTGGACGCGGCCTTGGACGCAGTGTTGGACGCAAAGGGGGTGGCGGCATGA
- a CDS encoding antitoxin VbhA family protein: MATKTETKQSARLTKAERARAVQEVEHSLRMEGQELTPETKADMQLYVAGVISSDEGLERALARHRRV, from the coding sequence ATGGCGACGAAGACGGAGACGAAGCAGTCGGCGCGACTGACGAAAGCGGAACGCGCGAGGGCCGTGCAGGAGGTTGAGCACAGCCTGCGGATGGAAGGACAGGAGCTGACGCCCGAGACGAAGGCGGACATGCAGCTCTACGTCGCAGGGGTGATCTCCTCGGACGAGGGTCTGGAGCGTGCGCTGGCGCGTCACCGGAGGGTCTGA
- a CDS encoding LPD29 domain-containing protein has translation MLGRGGQAPHRPGRDHRPDSLTKENDHDGAVRPQGSRSRKALKATWPMTKFRVRMARGTAAGWVNVEWTDGPDHLHVMALLSMFESSQHEAPACEGASPWRICAGEAHWVREGIVTSREISQDAREKVQRENVRQADDGTFYGMIDTPKGPRIIPAPSQWTTAESVAARVARDLSFQS, from the coding sequence GTGTTAGGACGGGGAGGCCAAGCCCCGCACCGGCCCGGGCGGGATCACCGCCCGGACTCACTCACGAAGGAGAACGACCATGACGGAGCAGTACGCCCCCAAGGAAGCCGCAGCCGCAAGGCGCTGAAGGCCACCTGGCCGATGACGAAGTTCCGCGTTCGCATGGCACGCGGCACGGCTGCCGGGTGGGTCAATGTCGAGTGGACAGACGGCCCCGATCATCTGCACGTGATGGCGCTGCTGAGCATGTTTGAGTCGAGCCAGCACGAAGCACCGGCCTGCGAGGGGGCTAGCCCGTGGCGCATCTGCGCAGGGGAAGCACACTGGGTGCGCGAAGGGATCGTCACCTCCCGCGAGATCAGCCAGGACGCCCGCGAGAAGGTCCAGCGCGAGAATGTCCGACAGGCCGACGATGGCACGTTCTACGGCATGATCGACACCCCGAAGGGTCCGCGCATCATCCCCGCGCCGAGCCAGTGGACGACCGCTGAGAGCGTGGCCGCGCGGGTGGCTCGGGACCTCTCGTTCCAGTCCTGA
- a CDS encoding BsuBI/PstI family type II restriction endonuclease yields MTKTNEASQILEAFGFDAGRTNLRSALILLALAQVGPDDDWATAKNPMMTVDGIRKYINDVYGTQIRAANQGNLYAPNTRETFRRQTLHQFRDAGFVIYNDDDPGRAPNSSKNNYRINPKALEVLSQFATPGFASAMESYLEQAPGLLAKYRAAREMTRIPVTLPGGKALSLSGGGQNVLIKAMIEDFCGYYAPGGQVLYIGDADEKLAHFDADALGSLGVTVDTHGQLPDLVVYLPQKNWLFLMEAASTHGPVDAKRHGELQALFAGSTAGLVYVSCFPDRATMRRFLAELAWETEAWCASDPTHMIHLNGDKFLGPYTAPSSIDEG; encoded by the coding sequence ATGACCAAGACGAATGAGGCTTCTCAGATTCTGGAGGCGTTCGGGTTCGACGCTGGGCGCACAAATCTGCGCTCGGCGTTGATCTTGCTCGCGCTCGCTCAGGTTGGACCTGATGACGACTGGGCGACGGCGAAGAACCCGATGATGACAGTGGACGGCATCCGCAAGTACATCAACGACGTATATGGGACACAGATCCGCGCGGCGAACCAGGGCAACCTCTACGCTCCCAATACTCGGGAGACGTTTCGGCGGCAGACCTTGCACCAGTTCCGCGACGCCGGTTTCGTGATCTACAACGACGACGACCCCGGGCGAGCGCCGAACTCGAGTAAGAACAATTACCGCATCAACCCCAAGGCGTTGGAAGTACTGTCCCAGTTCGCCACTCCGGGGTTTGCGTCGGCGATGGAGTCATACCTGGAACAGGCACCGGGGCTGCTGGCCAAGTACCGGGCGGCACGAGAGATGACGCGCATCCCGGTGACTCTTCCCGGTGGTAAGGCGTTGTCCTTGAGCGGTGGAGGGCAGAACGTCCTTATCAAGGCCATGATTGAGGACTTCTGCGGGTATTACGCACCGGGTGGGCAGGTGCTCTACATCGGTGACGCCGACGAAAAGCTTGCACACTTTGACGCCGACGCGTTGGGGTCTCTGGGGGTCACGGTTGATACTCACGGCCAGCTTCCCGACCTGGTGGTCTACCTGCCGCAGAAGAACTGGTTGTTCCTTATGGAAGCTGCCTCTACTCACGGACCCGTAGATGCCAAGCGTCATGGAGAACTCCAGGCGCTCTTCGCTGGTAGTACCGCGGGGTTGGTGTACGTCTCATGTTTCCCCGATCGCGCGACTATGCGGAGGTTCCTTGCCGAACTGGCGTGGGAGACGGAGGCATGGTGTGCCTCTGACCCGACTCACATGATCCACCTGAATGGGGACAAATTCCTCGGCCCATACACGGCCCCCTCGAGCATTGACGAGGGGTAG
- the mobF gene encoding MobF family relaxase, translating to MTVSISKMSIDYYLDSVATGDRSLSPEAVASSRRDLTAYYTEASAPPGQWLGRGLAGTSLSAGQEVAKLDAVSIYEMAKDPDTGRALGRAPIREVAAPQDAKTPAGRTAKSTRKPVAGFDLTFSPPKSVSALWAMSGPALQGEIQAAHRQAMQEALEWVEDNVLQSRAGHGGVAHVPVSGLVASAFDHWDSRAGDPQLHTHVVISNRVQRLLDDQWATLDSYTLHRHVVAISEKYNALLFDRLHGQIGALPESRDPALSEAMEQVLSGRELDADTAGQASSHRIELSGVPDSLIKEFSTRSRLIEARKDELIQQWQESNGREPLAAIVLKLRQQATLETRTPKDDSTQTLAEKMVGWRDRALAGGHDPSAIVSAAVGHDRRTVTADQLTPDAREAMAAWVLTDASVRRTTFTRANVLASAERVLALVRFDSAQARHEAADELVEMALDQAVSLTPDRMAAPPEFDPALSAPGGRSGLDHKRVSGVWTTRQIMDDESFLMDRVRADDAPVIDPATVSGQVAAVTTKDGHTLSADQARATEHVLSSPAGIDAIIGPAGTGKTTTMAAVAELWSREHGDGSVVGLAPSAVAAGVLRDELDIETENTAKWLFESVGDGAARRAQRVAGLETKLAQLWDRSPSDSRTRQIESVTARLAEQHAEQARFTLRPGQLLIVDEASMVATAQMAELARQAEQAGAKVLLVGDPAQLEAVEAGGFLGWMDRADDVDVAKLDQVWRFRNEWERTASLDLREGDHDVLETYAEHGRIHGDKDVDAADAAYSAWLTDKHQGLSTILIASDNATVADLNARAQADLVAEGLVDIETTVTLRSDVTAGVGDEVLARRNDRSLRDSTGQFIANGTRLTLTSIQSDGSAEAVVDSTGGTVTLDPDYLASSTELGYASTAHRAQGVTVDTGHTVVEIGQSRELFYVAMTRGKHANHAYVDLAEDDHPSPDEWGLLHRTPGAETPVGALKAVLDHSMAERSAHEVHAGERAWANDLGRMVQEFEFLDWAGRAERTSAWIDQHLPDPGQNQAMRDPEHWGKLVKADPAQTLPDAPTADDTPVTVLTRCSLLPPADPIEADTDQPPTSRDDAVEDTRTRLTAELDHQVASMRNEPPQWLTDLETERPITDDALRRVLIWRAVSDQDDVEDSALGDKPDDTDATAHHYRRAADSIHITDDPANSARLHQDADARVHTLTDNAVDWGWVTDLPDDMDPTAWDAEPDWSPRVDTTTAPQL from the coding sequence GTGACCGTGTCCATTTCGAAGATGTCCATCGACTACTACCTGGACAGCGTGGCCACTGGTGACCGGTCCCTGTCCCCCGAGGCCGTGGCCAGCTCCCGGCGTGACCTGACCGCCTACTACACCGAGGCGTCCGCCCCGCCTGGCCAGTGGCTGGGCCGTGGCCTGGCCGGGACCTCGCTGTCCGCTGGCCAGGAAGTGGCCAAGCTCGACGCGGTGTCCATTTACGAGATGGCCAAGGACCCGGACACTGGCCGAGCGCTGGGCCGGGCACCGATCCGCGAGGTGGCCGCACCCCAGGACGCGAAGACCCCGGCTGGCCGGACAGCGAAGTCCACGCGCAAACCCGTGGCCGGGTTCGACCTCACGTTCTCCCCGCCGAAGTCGGTGTCCGCGCTCTGGGCGATGTCCGGCCCAGCCCTCCAGGGCGAGATTCAGGCAGCACACCGGCAGGCCATGCAGGAAGCCCTCGAGTGGGTCGAGGACAACGTGCTCCAGTCCCGCGCTGGCCACGGCGGCGTGGCGCACGTCCCGGTGAGCGGTCTAGTGGCGTCGGCTTTCGATCACTGGGACTCGCGCGCCGGTGACCCCCAGCTGCACACCCACGTCGTCATCTCGAACCGCGTGCAGCGGCTCTTGGACGATCAGTGGGCCACGCTGGACAGCTACACGTTGCACCGGCACGTCGTGGCGATCTCCGAGAAGTACAACGCGTTGCTGTTCGACCGGCTCCACGGCCAGATCGGTGCTCTACCGGAGTCGCGTGACCCGGCGCTGTCCGAGGCGATGGAGCAGGTGCTCTCTGGCCGGGAACTCGACGCGGACACAGCCGGTCAAGCGTCCAGTCACCGGATCGAGCTGTCCGGTGTGCCGGACAGCCTCATCAAGGAGTTCTCCACCCGGTCACGCCTGATCGAAGCCCGCAAGGACGAGCTGATCCAGCAGTGGCAAGAGTCCAACGGGCGTGAGCCCTTGGCGGCGATCGTGCTCAAGCTGCGTCAGCAGGCGACGTTGGAGACCCGGACCCCAAAGGACGACTCGACGCAGACCTTGGCCGAGAAGATGGTCGGCTGGCGTGACCGCGCTCTGGCCGGTGGCCACGACCCCTCGGCCATCGTGTCCGCTGCTGTCGGCCATGACCGGCGCACCGTGACCGCTGACCAGCTCACCCCGGACGCCAGGGAGGCCATGGCCGCCTGGGTGCTCACCGACGCCTCGGTCCGCCGCACCACGTTCACGCGTGCGAACGTGCTGGCCTCTGCCGAGCGGGTGCTGGCCCTGGTGCGGTTCGACTCGGCGCAGGCCCGCCACGAAGCAGCCGACGAGCTGGTCGAGATGGCCCTGGACCAGGCCGTGTCCCTCACCCCGGACAGGATGGCCGCTCCCCCGGAGTTCGACCCGGCGCTGTCCGCCCCCGGTGGCCGATCCGGGCTGGACCACAAGCGCGTGTCCGGGGTCTGGACCACCCGCCAGATCATGGACGACGAGTCGTTCCTGATGGACCGTGTCCGCGCCGACGACGCCCCGGTCATCGACCCGGCCACGGTGTCCGGACAGGTCGCGGCCGTGACCACGAAGGACGGGCACACCCTCTCGGCTGACCAGGCCCGCGCGACCGAGCACGTGCTGTCCTCTCCTGCAGGGATCGACGCGATCATCGGCCCGGCAGGCACCGGCAAGACCACGACGATGGCAGCCGTGGCCGAGTTGTGGTCACGCGAGCACGGTGACGGGTCGGTGGTCGGTCTCGCTCCGTCGGCGGTCGCCGCAGGTGTGCTCCGCGACGAGCTCGACATCGAGACGGAGAACACGGCGAAGTGGTTGTTCGAGTCCGTCGGTGACGGTGCCGCACGCAGGGCCCAGCGCGTGGCCGGGCTTGAGACCAAGCTCGCCCAGCTCTGGGACCGGTCCCCCTCCGATTCCCGGACACGGCAGATCGAGTCGGTCACCGCTCGGCTAGCCGAACAGCACGCCGAACAGGCACGGTTCACGCTGCGCCCTGGCCAGCTGCTCATCGTGGACGAGGCGTCGATGGTGGCCACCGCACAGATGGCCGAGCTGGCACGCCAGGCCGAACAGGCCGGGGCGAAGGTGCTGCTCGTCGGAGACCCCGCGCAGCTCGAAGCCGTCGAGGCCGGTGGCTTCCTCGGCTGGATGGACCGGGCCGACGACGTCGACGTGGCCAAACTCGACCAGGTCTGGCGGTTCCGGAACGAGTGGGAACGCACCGCGTCCCTCGACCTCCGCGAGGGCGACCACGACGTGCTGGAGACCTACGCCGAGCACGGTCGCATCCACGGCGACAAGGACGTCGACGCCGCCGACGCCGCGTACTCCGCCTGGCTCACGGACAAGCACCAGGGGCTATCCACGATCCTCATCGCCTCGGACAACGCGACCGTCGCAGACCTGAACGCCCGCGCCCAGGCCGACCTGGTGGCCGAGGGCCTGGTGGACATCGAGACCACCGTGACGCTGCGCTCCGACGTGACCGCCGGTGTAGGCGATGAGGTTCTGGCGCGCCGCAACGACCGGTCACTGCGAGACTCGACCGGCCAGTTCATCGCCAACGGCACCCGCCTGACGCTGACCTCTATCCAGTCCGATGGGTCGGCCGAGGCCGTCGTGGACTCCACGGGAGGCACGGTCACCCTCGACCCCGACTACCTCGCTTCCTCAACGGAACTCGGGTACGCCAGCACGGCGCACCGCGCGCAGGGCGTCACCGTCGACACCGGCCACACCGTGGTGGAAATCGGTCAGTCCCGCGAGCTGTTCTACGTCGCCATGACCCGCGGCAAGCATGCCAACCACGCCTACGTCGACCTGGCCGAAGACGACCACCCATCCCCGGATGAGTGGGGTCTGCTGCACCGCACGCCGGGAGCCGAGACCCCTGTCGGTGCCCTCAAGGCCGTCCTGGATCACTCGATGGCCGAGCGGTCCGCGCATGAGGTCCACGCAGGAGAACGTGCCTGGGCCAACGACCTGGGCCGGATGGTCCAGGAGTTCGAGTTCCTGGACTGGGCCGGACGAGCCGAGCGCACCTCAGCGTGGATCGACCAACACTTGCCCGACCCAGGCCAGAACCAGGCCATGCGCGACCCCGAACACTGGGGCAAGCTCGTCAAGGCCGACCCCGCCCAGACCCTGCCGGACGCACCGACCGCGGACGACACCCCGGTCACTGTGCTCACCCGATGCTCGCTCCTGCCGCCCGCCGACCCGATCGAAGCCGACACCGATCAGCCGCCAACGTCCCGCGACGACGCCGTCGAAGACACCCGTACACGCCTAACCGCTGAACTCGACCACCAAGTCGCCAGCATGCGGAACGAGCCGCCGCAGTGGCTGACCGATCTCGAGACCGAACGACCCATCACCGATGACGCGCTGCGTCGCGTGCTGATCTGGCGCGCCGTCTCCGACCAAGACGACGTCGAAGACTCGGCACTCGGGGACAAGCCCGACGACACCGACGCCACCGCACACCACTACCGACGCGCGGCCGACAGCATCCACATCACCGACGACCCGGCCAATTCCGCGAGGCTCCACCAGGACGCAGACGCACGCGTCCACACACTCACGGACAACGCCGTTGATTGGGGATGGGTCACCGATCTTCCCGACGACATGGACCCCACCGCCTGGGACGCAGAACCGGACTGGTCGCCACGCGTCGATACCACCACGGCCCCACAGCTGTGA